CCCTCGGCACCGCCATCTTTTCGGCGGGCTTCAGCCTGGTCGTCCGCAAGGGGCAGGCCCACGGCAACGCCATCACCGGGGTGGTGATCGGTCTCATCGTGAACACCCCGCTCCTGATCGCGGCCTCCTGGTATCTCTGGGAGCCCGAATGGTGGAACCTGCGGGCAATCTTCTGGTTCATGGCGGGCGGCGTGACGGGCCCGGTGCTCGGCCGGGTGTTCATGTACCAGTCCATACATTTCCTCGGGGTCTCTCGGACTTCACCCCTCATCGCTTCGGGCCCCCTGATGACGGCTGCCCTGGCCTACGGTTTTCTCGGAGAGCGGCCGGGCCCCTTCATCTGGGGAGGGACGGTGTGCGTCGTGCTCGGTTGCGTGTTCATCACCATGAAGGGGAAAGCGGACAGCGTCTGGGACCGGCGCTTCATCTGGCTCGCGGTGGCGGGCATGATGTTTTTTTCCATCTCGAACCTGCTCCGGAAAACCGGGATCAATATCCTTCCGGTGCCGGTCTATGCGGTGACGGTGACCTATCTGTCGGCGCTTTTGTTCATGATTCTTTTCAGCAGGGCGCTCCCCAAGGTCCACCGGCCGTATCTGGGAAGGAAAAAGGCCTGGCTTTTTTACGGGGTGTGCGGACTGCTGAATACCGCGGCCTTCCTCTTTCACTTCACGGCGATTCATTTCGGCGATCTCACGATCGTGTCGCCGATTTCCTCGACCTCGCCTTTCTTCGCGTTGATTTTGAGCTGGGTCTTTCTCCGTGACATGGAGCGGATCACCCCGCTCCTCATCGCGGGGACCAGCTTCGTCGTCCTCGGCGGGGTGCTGATCGTCTGGAAGATCATCTAGCCGGCTAGTCGCGGAAGTTGACGTACTGCAGGGGCTGTTCGACTTTTTTTAACTCCTTGCAGAAGGCGATGACCTCCTGCAGATCGTCGCGTTTCTTGCCCGAAACGCGCAGCTCATCGCCCTGGATGGCCACCTGCACCTTGAACTTCTGGCCCTTGATCTCCTTGGTGATGTACTTGGCGGTCTCCTGTTCGATCCCCTGGCGGACGAGCGCGATCTGGCGAAGCGTGCCGCCCGATGCGCTCTCGGGGGTCTTGTAGTCGAGGAAGCGGGGGTCCACCTTCCGGCGGGTGAAGTAGGTGGCGATGAGGTCGTGCACCTGCTTCAGCTTGAAGTCATCGTCGGCCAAAATGGTGATCTCCACCTCCTTCCGCGTCACCGAACACTTGCTTCCCTTGAAGTCGAAGCGCTGGGCAATCTCGCGGGTGATCCCGCCGATGGCGTTGTCCACTTCCTGCATGTCGGTCTTGGATACGATGTCAAAAGTGGGCATGGTTCTCCTGCGCCTTACACGGCGCCTTGGGCGGTCATGTATTCTTTCATGTCAACGGCGCGGCCGCTCTTCATGCTCTCGACCGCGGCGAGGATGACGGAAAGGGTTTCCACTCCGGCGGGGCCGTCGGCGTCGGAGGGGCCGCCGCCGCGCACCCTGCGGGCGAACTCTGCCATCTCCGCGACGATGATGTTATCGCCCGCGGGCAGCGCCACCGGCTCGGGCTTTTCCGCACCCTTCATCTGGACCAGGAGGGTGGAGTGGATGTCGGCTTCGAGCAACTGCTTCATGTAGGCGGGCACGTCTCCCTGGGTCAGCTTCATGTCGAGCGAGGCCGTGCCCCCGGTGCAGAGCAGGTTGATGTGCCATCTGCGGGGGCAGTGGTAGTAGTTGCCGAGATAGGTGAGGGCGCCGGATTCGTGCTCGAGGATGGCGTTGGTGAGATCGGGCACCTCGGTCTTGGTGACCTGCTGGGTGCAGATGGCCCGCACGCGCGCCACCGGCCCCATGAGGAGGATGGCATTGTTCGCATGATGGATGCCCAGCTGCATGACGGGGCCGCCCGGGCAATTCTCCCAGTAGTAGTGCCAGTCATCGGGGGTGAGCCGTAGCCCGATATCGTGCGACCAGTTCGCCTCGCAAGCCACGGGCGTGCCGAGCGTTCCTTCGTCAATCAGCTTTTTCATATGCCGCACCCCGGCCATGCACCGCGTCTCGTAGCCGACCTGAAGGGTGAGGCCGGCCGCATCGCAGCGGCGGACCACCTCCACTCCCTCGGCGGGGGTGACGGTGATGGGCTTTTCGAGAAACAAGTGCTTGCCGGCTTTGATGGCGGCGAGGGCCTGCTCGTAGTGGACCTGGGTGGAGGAAAGGATGGCGATGGCCTCCACGCCGGGGTGGGCGAGAAGGGCCTCGTAGCTATCGACCGCATCGCAGCCGTAGCGCTTCGCGAAATCCACCCGTTTTTCGGGGGTGCGGGTGTAGCCGGCGACCGTCTCGATGCCCGCCGCCCCCTCGATTCCCTGGGCAATAACCTCGGCCCACCTGCCGAGGCCCACAAAACCTACCCCCACCGGCCGATCTGACATTTCCGCTCCATCGTGATAGAACCAATAATACAATTAGTGAAATCTTTAATTTTCCTCTACCATAGCTTCTCGTACGGGAGTGTCAAGGCGGAAGTGGAATTCATCTCTGGATTTGGAGGGTTTTGTGGGGTTTGAGCTTGAGCGCGAGGTGAACGATCACTTCACGCCCTTCTACGGTTATGTGGCCGACGAGATTCTGGGCGAGATGGGCAGCCGGGAGGGCCGCGTGCTCGAGATCGGCCCCTACGGGCCGGGTGTGAGCGTGGCGCTGGCCCAAAAGTGCCCGGGGATGTCTTTTGTCTGCGGCGATTCGTACCCGGAGGCGCTGGCGTATCAGGGCGAGAAAATCGGTGTCGCCGGGCTGGCGGATCGAATCGAGGTTCGCCCGCTCGATATGCTGGAGCTTCCTTTCGCGGATGAATGTTTCGAGCTGGTTCTTTTCCGGGGTGGTCTTTTCTTCTGGGAAGAGCAGGAGAAGATTCTCCGGGAGATGGATCGGGTGCTCTCCCATCTGGGCCTCGGTGTGCACGGCGGCGGCTTTGGCGCCCGGGCGCCAAACGCGGTGATCGAGAAACATCTTCCCCGCGCGCGCGAGCTGAACGATGCGCTCGGGAAAAAACGCCTCGGGCACCGGGATGTCGAAAAATTCGCCGATGCCGCGGGCCTCTCTCGCCGGGCCTATATCATGCACCGGCACGGTCTCTGGCTTTTCTGGAGAAAACGCGAAGAGGGCTACCGGAAGATGGATTTTTCCTCAGGCGGGGATTCCTGAGAGAAGCGATGTGCGCGTAAAGATGGATTCGAGCGTGATTCCTTTTTCGGCGAGATTTTCCTTTCCCCCCTCCTCACGATCGACCAGGCAGACGACCTTCACCACCTCAAAGCCCGCGCCCCTCGCCGCTTCGATCGATCGGTAGGTCGAGCCGCCGGTGGTGACGGCGTCCTCGACGATGGCGACGCGGGCGCCCGCGGGAATATTGCCGATGCCTTCGATCAGCTTGCCCGTCCCGTGCCCCTTGCTTTCCTTCCGGATGATGAAGGCGGGAAGCTCCTCGCCCGCGGCGGCGGCCGTCATGGCGATCGCCGTGACCATCGGGTCGGCCCCGAGGGTGGGACCGCCCACCGCCTGGGCGCCCGAGCCCTTGATCCGCTCAAAGAAAATCCGCCCGGTGAGTGCCGCGCCGCGTCCGTGGAGGGTGGTTTCGCGGCAATCGACATAAAAATCGCTCTCCTTTCCGGAGGTGAGAATGATCTTCCCCTCGCGGTAGGATTTTTCCAGAAGAAGCTTCCGCAACTCTTCCCAGTCTTCCTGCAGGCCCTGTGGCATCAGCGGCTCCGGCCGTAGCGGTTCATGTTTTCAGGGGGCTTCCCCGCGCCCGGCTTCGTCCTGCGGTGCATTGTGGAGTTCGCAAATAAAGCGGGCAGCGCTTTCGAAAGCGGCCGGCACCTGAACGTGCACCTGCCCCAGGTCCGTGGAAGTCAAGGCGTAGATCGCCCCGGTGGACTCGTAGGACAAATGCACCGGGCTGTTTTCGGCCTCAAGGCGCGCCTTCAGAATGAGGGCTTCCATCTGCCCGCCCACAGTTTGTACAAGCGCGAGCCCGTCATTTTTTCTTTTTGGCGGGGATGTCCTGTTCGACAAATCCTTTTTCCCTGGGTCCGATATCGATTTCAACGATCGTGGAGATGGGATTTTTCCGAACGACGATGTTGATCACCCATCCCGGTTTCTCGAAGACCAGCGTGGCCTGGTCGCGCTCGAAGCTGCTGACCAGCCGCCAGCCGTGCTCAACCATCTTTTCCCGGTAGAAGCTGACGATGGCGCCGTAATTCCGGAAACCCGAATAGACCAGGTGCCCCGCGCGCGTTCCGGGCGACTCGAAAATGAAGGATTTTCCCCCGTCGAGCGCAAGGCCGGGCGGTACGGGAAGGTCCGCGAAACGGTACTTCATGACATCGGCGGGCGCCCCGGCCGAGCCGGAAGAAGAGGACGAGGAAGAGGATGAAGTGATGGATTGCAGGGTCGAGCACCCGCTCAACGAAAGGAGAATCAGGAGGATAATGCCGCTGCGAAGGGGCCTGTTCCGGATATTCATGGAGAAAATCTCCTTAAGACGGGCTGGCCGCTATGAACATTCAGGGGCTGCGGATGCCGGGCGGCAGAACCCCTTCATTCCATACGAAAAAATGTCCCGATGCAAGCCTTTCCATGCCGATGCCGATGGTCTTGGAAGGCGCAAGATGCTAACTTGACGCCCGGATCTGCGAGGGAGGGTTTGATTTGAGGCGCTTTGCCGGATTCCGGGCCTGGGGGTTGGCGTTTTCCCTGATGGGGGCGGCGGCCCCCTCGCACGCCCAGCCGCGGACCGCGCCGGCCGCCTCCGGCGGCCCGACCGAGGTGGCGCCCTTTGTCCTGGTTCTCGATCCGGGCCATGGCGGGCGCGAAGCCGGCAGCCAGGGCGTGGGATCTGTTCTCGAGAAGAACATCACCTTCCAGACCGTGAAGCTTCTGGCCGGACGCCTCTCGAAGTGGCCGCAGATTCGCGTCGTTCTCACCCGCGAGGGCGACACCGAGGTGACGCCCGTTCAACGCACCGCCGTCGCCAACTACAATGGGGCGGCCCTTTTCCTTTCGATCCATGTAGACGCCTCCTGGACGCCCGGATTGCGCGGGGCATCGATCCTCATCGCGGCACCGCAGCGCCCGCCCCGGATGGCCGGCGAACCGGCCGACGCCGTTGCGCTTCGCTGGCAGCGTGGGCAAAACGTGCACCTATCCGACAGCCTCCGTTTTGCCACAGGCCTGCGCGACAGCCTTCAGGCGATCGAAGGGGCGGGGAAGGTGCCGATCCGCGTCCTCACGCTGCGAACCCTGGAGAGCGCCAAGATGCCGGCGGCCTATTTCAGCCTGGGTGTGCTTTCCACGCCGGAGGAGGTGGCGCGCCTGCGCGAACTCAAGGCGGACAGTCCCCTGATCTCAGCCCTGGTGCGGACGATCGTCCGCTTCGCCGGCTTGCCCGAGGAGCCGCCCGCCGTGCCGGAGAAAGCGCCCGCCGCTGGCTCGGGCGGATCGCCCGGCGGCGGGGCTGGACCCCCTGGCGGGGGGGCGTCCTCGGAAAATCCGGGGGGATGAGATGAAAAAATCCAGGTGGTTTTTTCTCATCTTGTTTCTGGCGGGCGCCGGTGCGGCGGTCTATTACGCCGATCCGATCTTCGATCTGATCTACTCTGGAAGGCGGGCGGCGCTGGACCCGGCCCAGCACGCGGAATCGGGTCTCGCGGCTCCGCTTGATGTGGTTCTCTTTTTCGCGGGCGGTGAAGGAGAAAAACTGCTCCGCTATCCGACCAAGGTGGAGAAGGGCAAGAACATCCAGGAGACCCTCCGCAACACCCTCAATGCTCTGCTCGCCGGGCCCGAGAAAGAAGGTTTTGCGCCTGTCTTTCCAAAGGGGACCACGCTTCGGGCGGTCACCCCCGATCCGGAGGGTGTGGTCTACGTCGATTTGAGCCGCGCGGTGCGCGAGGCGCATCCGGGCGGCGCCTGGGGAGAGTTGCTCACCGCCTATGCGATCGCCAATACGGTCTTGTTCAACTTCCGGGACAGCTTTGAAAAAGTGATTCTGCTCATCGACGGACAGGAAGCCGAGACGATTGCCGGCGCCTATTCGGTGACGGGACCGATGCGCTACCGCGAGGATCTGGTGGCCGAGGAGCCCGCCGAGAAAAAGGAAAAAGAAACGGCGAAGACACCCCCGTCGGTCCCGGCCGCGCCGCCCGCGCCCGCGGGGACGCCTGGAGGGACGCCGCCCCCCGTCGGCACGCCGGGAGAGGGCGCTCCGCCCGCAGAAACCCCGCCGCCCGGCGCCCCGGCACCCCCGGCGGGAGAGTCGCCCGGCGTTCCCCCCGTCGGCGCGCCTGGAAGGCCCTAGGGAAGGGGCGCTCCCTCTCCGATCGAGGCCGCGAGCACATCGCACATCCAGCCGATCTCATTTCGATCCACGCAATAGGGCGGCATGAGCACCAGGATATCCCCCAGCGGCCGTATGGCGAGGCCGCGCGCCCGGGCCGCGAGCGCCACCGCTCTGCCGGTCCGCCGCCCGGGGGGGAAGGGCGTCTTTGATTCCCTGTCCGCCACCAGCTCGATGCCCGCCATCAGCCCCATCCCCCGCACCTCACCGACCTGGGGCAGCCCGCGCAGGGCGGCGAGCGCCTCCCAGAACAGCTCGATCTTCGGCTGAAGAGCCTCCATCGTTTTGTCGCGCTCGAATATATCGAGATTGGCCAGCGCCGCGGCGCACCCCAGGGGGTTTCCGGTGTAGGAGTGGCCGTGGAAGAAGGTTTTGATCGCATCGGGGGCGCCACGGAAGGCGTCGAAGATCTCCTCCCTCGCCAGTGTGGCGGCAAGGGGAAGGTAGCCGCCCGTCAGACCTTTGGCCAGGCACAGGAGATCGGGGGTGACGCCCTCGTGATCGCAGGCGAACATCTTTCCCGTCCGCCCGAAGCCGGTCGCCACCTCATCCGCGATGAGCAGCGCACCGGCCCGGTCGCACGCCGCACGCACCCTTCGCAAGAAGCCGGGGGGCTGGACGATCATTCCCGCCGCCGCCTGGACGAGAGGCTCGATCACCACGGCGGCGAGTTCATCGGCGTGCTTCAGGATGAGGCGCTCGATCTCCTCTCCCCGGCAGACCGCGCAGGGGGTGCGCTCCGCCTCCTGCGGACACCGGTAGCAGTAGGGCGCCTCGGCGCGAATCGTCTCGAAGAGGAGGGGCCCGAACATGTCGTGGAAAAAGGGGATCCCCCCCACGCTCACCGCCCCGATGGTGTCCCCGTGGTAGGCGAGTTTCAGGGCGAGGAAGCGCGATTTTTCGGGGCGTGCCGACTGCCGCTGCCGCTGGTACTGAAAGGCCATCTTGAGGGCAACCTCGACGGCGGTGGCCCCGCTGTCCGAGTAGAAGACACGCGCGAGCCCCTTCGGCGCGATGGCGATGAGTTTTTCCGCCAGCTCGATCGGGGCCGGATGGCCCATTCCCAGCTGGGTGGAGTGGGCGATACGATCGAGCTGCGCGCGGATGGCGGCGTCGATCTCCGCGCGGCGGTGGCCGTGGAGATTCACCCAGAGCGATGAAACTCCGTCGAGGAAGCGGTTTCCCTCGACATCGATCAGATAGGCGCCCTCGCCGCGCTCGACGATGATGGGAGCTTCTTCTTTCTCCCATTCGTCCATGGGGGTGAAGGGGTGCCACAGGTAGCGGCGGTCGAGTTCGCGCAGGCGCTCGTAGCGGCCGCGCTCGTCCCCGGGCGGGCGCGGTTCCATGTCCTCAGGGCCGCTCGGCCAGGATGACCGCTTCGACCTCATCGAAGACCAGCTGGCCTTCTTCTTCGCGGGGGGCGAGCCAGTGACGGATCGCAGGGGTGGGGCGGAGGAGAAACTGCCGCAGCTCTTCCTCGATTTCACCGGTGATGTGGGGCCTGCGGACCCATTCCTCGAAGTCCATCCGCTTGCGGATGTTCTCGGTGTGCAAAACGCGCAGGCTGGCGCTCTCGAACATCTCGACGAGCACCGGGAGCGAGTCGCACCGGTTGTGGCTCGGGTCGCGCCGCTCCTCGAAGTCGTTGTAGCGCTTCGCCTCGGCCGCCTCCTCGGGGGCAATGTTGTCCACATAGACCGCCCGGCCGCCGGGCTTCAGGACGCGGGCCATCTCATTAATGGATCTTTGCACGTCGGCGAAATGGTGGGGGGCGATGCGCACCGAGACGTAATCGAGCGTGCCGTCCGCGAAGGCGATGTTCTCGGCGTCCGTCCGGAGAAAGATGGCGTTGCCGATCTTTTTTTCGGCGCCGAGCCTACGGGCCTGATCGAGCATTTTGGCGGTGAGATCGCTGGCGATGACGCGATCGCACCGAGGCGCCATGGCGAAGGCGGTGTGGCCCGCGCCGGTGGCGAGGTCGAGCAGGATACCGCCCTTGGGGTTCAGTACCTCGGCGGCGCGGGCGAGCGAGCTGCTCCGCGCGTGGGGGGTGCTCGTCACGTAGTAGGCCGAATCCCGGCTGAAGGAGCGCTGGACCTCGGCCCGCTGTCTGGATGCATCGGTCATGAACTTCTCCTTGCCGGACGCCGTAAGCAGAGAAGGACCTTATAGCGAATCGGCTGCCGCCTCAAGGCGGACTCTAGCGCCCCAGGCCCGTGAACCACCTCAGGGGAGCGAGGCTGATCTCGGGGATATAGGTGACGAGGAGGAGCCCGGCGAGGAGCCAGAGCAGGAAAGGCAGGGTGGAGCGCCACACCTCGGCGATGGACTTCCCGAACCGGTTGCTCGCGATGAAGAGGTTGAGCCCGACCGGCGGGGTGATGTACCCGATCTCGAGGTTGGTGAGGAAGATGATGCCCAGATGGATGGGGTCGACGCCGAACTCCTTGGCGATGGGGACGATGAGCGGAACCACGATGACGATGGCCGAGAAGACATCCATCAGGCTGCCCACGATGAGCAGGAAGATGTTGAGGCCGAGGAGGAAGGCCCATCTTTGCTCCATGAGGGTTTTCATGATGCCGAGAATCTGTTGCGGCACTTGCTGATCGACGAGGTAGTTCGTCAGGCCGAGGGCGGCCCCGAGGATCACCATGATCACTCCGACGAGCACCATGCTCTCGCGCGCGATGCGCGGGATGTCCCGCCGCAGATCGATGTCCTTGTAGATGAATACCTCGACGACGAAAACATAGAAGGCCGCGACGGCCGCCGCCTCGGCCGCCGTGTAGAGGCCGCCGTAGATGCCGCCCACGATCAGGATCGGGAGGGGGATCTCCCAGGCCGCCTCGCGCGCCGCGCGGAGGAGTTTCTCCGTCGAGAAAGGGGTTCTCCCCACCGCGGCGCCCGCCGTTTTCATGCTGTAGCCCCCGAGGATGAATATCCGCAGCAAGCCCGGCGCGATCCCGGCCAAAAACAGAAGATCGATGTTCACCTTGGCCACCACGGCGTAGAGGATGAGCGGGAGGCTCGGGGGAAAGAGAAGGCCGAGCCCTCCGCTGGTCGTCACCAGGCCGAGCGAGAAGCGCTCCGGATAGCCATCCTCGTGGAGGGCGGCCAGGAGGAGCCCGCCCAGGGCCACGATCGTCGCGCCCGATGCCCCCGTGAAGGCCGTGAAGAAGGCGCAGGTGACGAGGGTGACCACGGCGAGGCCGCCCGGCATCCAGCCCATCAGGGCGCGCGCCAGCGCCGTCAGCCGGCGCGGGGTGCCGGCCTCGGCCATCATGAAGCCCGCGAAGGTGAAGAAGGGGATGGCGAGCAGGGTGGGGGCGTCCGTCATCCGGTAGAGTTCGATGATGAGGGCGGCTGAGCTGATCTCCTCGGCGGCGAATCCCCAGAGCGCAACGGCGCCCATAAGGGTGAACAGCGGGGCCCCCAAAAGGAGGAGGGCGAGAAGGCCCAGGCCCCCGATGAGGATCACGGCGCATCTCCCCGAGTCTGCGGCGAGGCGGGCCGGCCGAAGAGCGCGCCGCCCAGGAACCGCACGGCCATCAGGGCAAAGCCGAGCGGGAGCACCACCTGGAAGATCCAGGCCGGAAATACGCCGGATATCCGGCTTCCGGCCTCCCATTCCTGGGCGAGGAACAAGAATGAGGCGCGGGCAAGCAGAAGACAGATGAAGGCGGCGAACAGATCGGTCAGCCTGCGGGCGCGGGCCGCCCAGGAGGCGGGGAGGAGCCGGGCGAGAATGTCGATGACGATGTGGCGGCCGTCCTCCCGCGCGGCGAGGGAGGCGCCGATCAGCACCAGCCAGATCAGGCCTTGCCGCATGAGCAGGTCGGCGCTGAAGATTCCGGTGTGAAAAATATTTCTCAGGATGACCTGAAGAAAACCGACGCCCACCATGAGGAGAAGGAGGCTGACGAGAAAGACGCTCTCCGCCCGCGCGAGGGCGGCCTCGAAGTGTGTCCAGGCCCTGTGGATGGGGGAGAGCGGGAGGGAATTCATGGCGGTGCGCGATTAATGTCCGCGCCGCGCGGCGAGGATTCCAAGGGCGCGCTTGAGCAGATCGGCCGGAATGAGTGTCCCCGTGAGTTTCTTTTGGGCGCGCTGGGCCCGCTCCCGGATTTCCGCGAGGGCCGGGGCGGAGAGGTCGCCGGAAATTTTCAGGCCGCGCTTTTTCATCGCCGCGACGGCGCGTGCGTTTTCATCCCGCGTGAGTTTTTTCAGGGAGCGCATGTGTTCGCGCGTCTTCCGGAGAAGGATGGCCTTCTGCGTGGCGTCGAGGCGGTCGAATTGGTCTTTTTTCATGATGAGCGCCCCGGTCACGTACGCCATGGGAAGGGGGTTCATGTACTGCACCTTGGTGAACCATTG
Above is a genomic segment from bacterium containing:
- a CDS encoding DMT family transporter; this encodes LGTAIFSAGFSLVVRKGQAHGNAITGVVIGLIVNTPLLIAASWYLWEPEWWNLRAIFWFMAGGVTGPVLGRVFMYQSIHFLGVSRTSPLIASGPLMTAALAYGFLGERPGPFIWGGTVCVVLGCVFITMKGKADSVWDRRFIWLAVAGMMFFSISNLLRKTGINILPVPVYAVTVTYLSALLFMILFSRALPKVHRPYLGRKKAWLFYGVCGLLNTAAFLFHFTAIHFGDLTIVSPISSTSPFFALILSWVFLRDMERITPLLIAGTSFVVLGGVLIVWKII
- a CDS encoding YajQ family cyclic di-GMP-binding protein, which produces MPTFDIVSKTDMQEVDNAIGGITREIAQRFDFKGSKCSVTRKEVEITILADDDFKLKQVHDLIATYFTRRKVDPRFLDYKTPESASGGTLRQIALVRQGIEQETAKYITKEIKGQKFKVQVAIQGDELRVSGKKRDDLQEVIAFCKELKKVEQPLQYVNFRD
- a CDS encoding Gfo/Idh/MocA family oxidoreductase, whose amino-acid sequence is MSDRPVGVGFVGLGRWAEVIAQGIEGAAGIETVAGYTRTPEKRVDFAKRYGCDAVDSYEALLAHPGVEAIAILSSTQVHYEQALAAIKAGKHLFLEKPITVTPAEGVEVVRRCDAAGLTLQVGYETRCMAGVRHMKKLIDEGTLGTPVACEANWSHDIGLRLTPDDWHYYWENCPGGPVMQLGIHHANNAILLMGPVARVRAICTQQVTKTEVPDLTNAILEHESGALTYLGNYYHCPRRWHINLLCTGGTASLDMKLTQGDVPAYMKQLLEADIHSTLLVQMKGAEKPEPVALPAGDNIIVAEMAEFARRVRGGGPSDADGPAGVETLSVILAAVESMKSGRAVDMKEYMTAQGAV
- a CDS encoding class I SAM-dependent methyltransferase, which translates into the protein MGFELEREVNDHFTPFYGYVADEILGEMGSREGRVLEIGPYGPGVSVALAQKCPGMSFVCGDSYPEALAYQGEKIGVAGLADRIEVRPLDMLELPFADECFELVLFRGGLFFWEEQEKILREMDRVLSHLGLGVHGGGFGARAPNAVIEKHLPRARELNDALGKKRLGHRDVEKFADAAGLSRRAYIMHRHGLWLFWRKREEGYRKMDFSSGGDS
- the pyrE gene encoding orotate phosphoribosyltransferase — protein: MPQGLQEDWEELRKLLLEKSYREGKIILTSGKESDFYVDCRETTLHGRGAALTGRIFFERIKGSGAQAVGGPTLGADPMVTAIAMTAAAAGEELPAFIIRKESKGHGTGKLIEGIGNIPAGARVAIVEDAVTTGGSTYRSIEAARGAGFEVVKVVCLVDREEGGKENLAEKGITLESIFTRTSLLSGIPA
- a CDS encoding N-acetylmuramoyl-L-alanine amidase, which encodes MRRFAGFRAWGLAFSLMGAAAPSHAQPRTAPAASGGPTEVAPFVLVLDPGHGGREAGSQGVGSVLEKNITFQTVKLLAGRLSKWPQIRVVLTREGDTEVTPVQRTAVANYNGAALFLSIHVDASWTPGLRGASILIAAPQRPPRMAGEPADAVALRWQRGQNVHLSDSLRFATGLRDSLQAIEGAGKVPIRVLTLRTLESAKMPAAYFSLGVLSTPEEVARLRELKADSPLISALVRTIVRFAGLPEEPPAVPEKAPAAGSGGSPGGGAGPPGGGASSENPGG
- a CDS encoding GerMN domain-containing protein; its protein translation is MKKSRWFFLILFLAGAGAAVYYADPIFDLIYSGRRAALDPAQHAESGLAAPLDVVLFFAGGEGEKLLRYPTKVEKGKNIQETLRNTLNALLAGPEKEGFAPVFPKGTTLRAVTPDPEGVVYVDLSRAVREAHPGGAWGELLTAYAIANTVLFNFRDSFEKVILLIDGQEAETIAGAYSVTGPMRYREDLVAEEPAEKKEKETAKTPPSVPAAPPAPAGTPGGTPPPVGTPGEGAPPAETPPPGAPAPPAGESPGVPPVGAPGRP
- the bioA gene encoding adenosylmethionine--8-amino-7-oxononanoate transaminase; its protein translation is MEPRPPGDERGRYERLRELDRRYLWHPFTPMDEWEKEEAPIIVERGEGAYLIDVEGNRFLDGVSSLWVNLHGHRRAEIDAAIRAQLDRIAHSTQLGMGHPAPIELAEKLIAIAPKGLARVFYSDSGATAVEVALKMAFQYQRQRQSARPEKSRFLALKLAYHGDTIGAVSVGGIPFFHDMFGPLLFETIRAEAPYCYRCPQEAERTPCAVCRGEEIERLILKHADELAAVVIEPLVQAAAGMIVQPPGFLRRVRAACDRAGALLIADEVATGFGRTGKMFACDHEGVTPDLLCLAKGLTGGYLPLAATLAREEIFDAFRGAPDAIKTFFHGHSYTGNPLGCAAALANLDIFERDKTMEALQPKIELFWEALAALRGLPQVGEVRGMGLMAGIELVADRESKTPFPPGRRTGRAVALAARARGLAIRPLGDILVLMPPYCVDRNEIGWMCDVLAASIGEGAPLP
- a CDS encoding class I SAM-dependent methyltransferase; the encoded protein is MTDASRQRAEVQRSFSRDSAYYVTSTPHARSSSLARAAEVLNPKGGILLDLATGAGHTAFAMAPRCDRVIASDLTAKMLDQARRLGAEKKIGNAIFLRTDAENIAFADGTLDYVSVRIAPHHFADVQRSINEMARVLKPGGRAVYVDNIAPEEAAEAKRYNDFEERRDPSHNRCDSLPVLVEMFESASLRVLHTENIRKRMDFEEWVRRPHITGEIEEELRQFLLRPTPAIRHWLAPREEEGQLVFDEVEAVILAERP
- a CDS encoding TRAP transporter large permease subunit, giving the protein MILIGGLGLLALLLLGAPLFTLMGAVALWGFAAEEISSAALIIELYRMTDAPTLLAIPFFTFAGFMMAEAGTPRRLTALARALMGWMPGGLAVVTLVTCAFFTAFTGASGATIVALGGLLLAALHEDGYPERFSLGLVTTSGGLGLLFPPSLPLILYAVVAKVNIDLLFLAGIAPGLLRIFILGGYSMKTAGAAVGRTPFSTEKLLRAAREAAWEIPLPILIVGGIYGGLYTAAEAAAVAAFYVFVVEVFIYKDIDLRRDIPRIARESMVLVGVIMVILGAALGLTNYLVDQQVPQQILGIMKTLMEQRWAFLLGLNIFLLIVGSLMDVFSAIVIVVPLIVPIAKEFGVDPIHLGIIFLTNLEIGYITPPVGLNLFIASNRFGKSIAEVWRSTLPFLLWLLAGLLLVTYIPEISLAPLRWFTGLGR
- a CDS encoding TRAP transporter small permease subunit, encoding MNSLPLSPIHRAWTHFEAALARAESVFLVSLLLLMVGVGFLQVILRNIFHTGIFSADLLMRQGLIWLVLIGASLAAREDGRHIVIDILARLLPASWAARARRLTDLFAAFICLLLARASFLFLAQEWEAGSRISGVFPAWIFQVVLPLGFALMAVRFLGGALFGRPASPQTRGDAP